The following is a genomic window from Mycolicibacterium sp. TY81.
GTCGGCGCCGGGTTCGGGCACATGGAACGACGCGATCATCTCGAGGATCGTCTTGCCGTTCTGCTTCGCGGTGACGCGCCGGGTGTCGAAGGACCGGCCGTCTCGGGTCCGTTCCACGTGAAACTCCACGTCGACGCCGTACTGTCCGCCGCGGACGAAGTAGAGGTGCAGCGACTGCGGCAGTTTGTCGGGCTCGACGGTGCGGCCCGCCGCACCGAGCGCCTGGGCGGCGATCAGTCCGCCGAACAGGGACCGGCCGGGCCCCTCGGTGGGCTGCGGTGCGGTGAAGGTGTCACCGTCGCGCGCGAAGTCCAGGAGCTGGGCAATCCAGCTGAGCGCAGTAGAACTCATAAAGCGGCAGCGTATCCGCCAGTAGGGTCTGGCCGTGCGCCCCAGCCGCTCTGCCCTCTATCTGGCCACCGGCACTGGCATCGCCGTGTGGGCCGCAGGCGTCCTCTGGCTGGCCGTCGCGCTGCACCCCGTCGACCACTACCTCGTCTCGTATTACCTCGCGGACTACCGGTTCGGTTTCATCCGGCGTGGACTCGCCGGGGAGCTCTTCGGCCCGGGCGACGACGCGGCATTCTTCGGGCGGGCCGGCGCCGCGCGTTGGGCCATCACCGCGCTCTACCTGTCTGCCCTGGCCGCCATTGCCGGCGCCATCGTGCGCACGGGCCGCTCGGAACGCCGGGTCATGCTGGCGTTGCTGGTGCCCGTGTTGCCGTTCGGTGTGCCGTTCGCGGTGTTCTCGGCGCGGCCGGACCTCCTCGGCGCGGCGGCGGTGGTCGCCCTCGCACTCGGTGTGGGCACCCGCCCGGCGGTGTCGTGCGCGGCATACGGATTGTTCACCGCGGTCCTGGCGTTGATGCACGACGCGATTCCCCTCGAATTCGCGTTGGGTGCCGTCCTAACGATCTATGCGCCGGCGCACGGACTCACCGCCGCGCGACGCCGGCGCTACGCAGCGTTGGCGGTACTCCCGGGACTCGCGGTGGCCGGCCTCATCACGGGACTCACCCGGCGCGGGGTGGCCGACCGGCTGTGCGCGACGACACCCCACCGGCCCATGCGCATGATGGCGAGTTTTCACGATTTCCAGAACTTCGCCCGGACCGGCCGATTGCCGACACGCGACTTCCACGACTGGGCCTGCCGGTCGTACCTCAACACGTACCAACACAGCGTCCTCGACGAAATTCACACGGTCGCTGCGCGGGGCGCCGGCCAGATGGCGACCTCGCTGACGGTCGGCCTGATCGGTCTGGTGGCCTGCCTCGCGGCGGTCCAATTCGTCGCCGGTGTGCCGATCCGCGACTTCCTGGGCGAATTCCGGGATCGCCGGGCCGCCGCGGTCCTTGCGCTGGCGCTGTATCTGCCGATATTCGTGACCGCATTCGACTGGATTCGGTGGATGCTGCTGATCGCCTTCAACGTCACAGTCGCGTTCCTGCTTTACCTGCGCGGCCGTCCGGAACTCGACCGACCACCGCCGTCGCGCGCGGCGTTCGTGGCGATCGTGTGCGCATTCGCCGCGTTGCCGCTGGGCCTGGCACCCGGCTGACGATCCGCGCCGGAATTCGCCGCCTAGGCTGAAGCGCATGGTTCAACGCCGGGGATTCAATGACGCCGTCACCCGTTTCTGGGGCTTCGCCGCTCCCGCCTACGACACCCAGGTACTGCAGCGCTGGGTCTACCAACCTGCCCAGGACGAGGTCCTGGCACAGCTGCGGTCACACGACTCCCTGACCATCGCCGATATCGGCTGTGGCACCGGTATTTTCGCCGATCGGATCCAACGTGAGCTCAATGCCGTCGTGACCGGGGTGGACATGTCCGAGGGCATGCTGGCCCAGGCCAAGGCGCGGTCGTCGAACGTCACCTGGCTGACCGCACCGGCCGAGGACCTGCCGTTCAACGACGGCGCACTCGATGCGGTGGTGACGACGTCGGCGTTCCACTGGTTCGATCAGCCCGCCGCGCTGCGCGAATTCCATCGGGTGCTCAAGCCGGGCGGCATCGCGGCCGTCACCACCATCAGCCCGCGGCAGGTCCTGCCGCTGCACGCGCTGTCGTCGCACATCCTCAATCCCGCCCACAATCCGTCCCCCGCGGAGATGAAGAAGCTCTTCGAGGACGCCGGGTTCACGGTGTCCGAGCAGCACCGGGTGAAGCGGCCGGCGTGGACGCTCATCGTGTCCGACCTGCTGACCGTGGGAACGAAGTAGCCGACATGCCCGATCTGCACCCCGACGTCGCGGTCCTGGCGCCGCTGCTGGGCACCTGGGCCGGCACCGGCTCCGGTGAGTACCCGACCATCGCCTCGTTCGACTACCTCGAAGAGGTCACCTTCGGCCATGTCGGCAAGCCGTTCCTGGCTTACAGCCAGCGCACCCGCGCGGCCGATGACGGACGTCCCCTGCACGCCGAGACCGGCTATCTCCGGGTGCCCGCGCCCGGTCGCATCGAATGGGTGCTGGCGCATCCCACCGGCATCACCGAGGTGCTGCAGGGCACCATCAGCACCGACGGCGAGTTCGTGCTGGATCTGGCCACCACCGACATCGGGCGTACCGACTCCGCGAAAGAGGTTGACGCCCTGCGTCGTTGGTTCCGGCTCGACGGAGACACGTTGAGCTACAACGTCCGCATGGCCGCCGTGGGCATCCCGCTGCGCCACCACCTCGCGGCTGTGCTGCATCGGAAGGACGCATGACGGAACCACAGACCGGCCGGATTCGGGTCCCCACCGACCTGGACTCGGCCACAGCCATCGGCACCGAAGACCACACCGACGTCGATCCGCAAGCGGTAGAACGGATTTGGCAGGCGGCACGGCACTGGTACGCAGCCGGGATGCAGCCGGCCATCCAGGTCTGCCTGCGCCAGAACGGTCGGGTCGTGCTCAACCGCGCGATCGGCCACGGCTGGGGCAACGGGCCGGACGATCCGGTGGACGCCGAGAAGATCCCCGTCGGCGTCGACACCCCGTTCTGCGTGTACTCGGCCGCCAAGGCGATCAGCACGACCGTCGTGCACATGCTCGTCGAACGCGGCGAGCTCGACCTGGACGCCCGCGTCTGCGACTACCTGCCGACGTACACCAGCCACGGCAAGGACCGCACCACCGTGCGGCACGTCGTCACCCACAGCGCCGGGGTTCCGCTGGCCACCGGGCCGCGGCCGGACCTCAAGCGGATGAACGACAGCGAGTACGCCCGCGAGATGCTCGGGAATCTGCGGCCGATCTACCGGCCAGGCCTGGTCCACATGTATCACGGCCTGACCTGGGGCCCGCTGATCCGCGAGATCGTCTCAGCCGCAACGGGTCGCAACATCCGCGACATCCTGGCCACCGAGATCCTCGAGCCGCTGGGCTTCCGCTGGACCAATTACGGCGTCGCGCCGGAGGATGTTCCGCTGGTCGCGCCGAGTCACGTCACCGGCAAGCCACTGCCGGCACCCATGGCGGCGGCGTTCAAGAAGGCGGTCGGCGGCACCCCGAACCAGATCATCCCGTTCAGCAACACCCCGGACTTCCTGACCAGCGTGGTGCCGTCGTCGAGCACGGTCTCCAACGCCGTCGAGCTGTCGCGCTTCGCCGAAATGCTCTGCCGCGGCGGGGAACTCGACGGGGTTCGGGTGCTGCGCCCGGAGACCCTGCGCGCCGCGACCGCCCCCTGCCGGCGCCTGCGGCCCGACATCGCAGTGGGACTCCAGCCGATGCGCTGGGGCACTGGATACATGTTGGGCTCCAAGCGATTCGGCCCGTTCGGCAAGGGCGCGCCGGCCGCCTTCGGGCACACCGGACTGACCAACATCGCGGTGTGGGCCGACCCGGCCCGGAACCTTGCCGCCGCCGTGGTCAGCAGCGGCAAGCCCGGCGGTCATCCCGAGGCCAACCGGTATCCGGCGCTGCTCGATACGATCGCCCGGGAGATTCCGCAGTCCGGGTAGCGGCGAAAAGTACGTGAGCTCAGTCGCGATGGCGATCTGCCGTCGGTTATTGAACTCAGGGACTTCTCAGAGCCTCAGAAGGTGCCTGCGTTCAATTGCATTGCGCATGAGCGCGTTCTGATTGACGCCACGTACTTTCGCTGCCGCGGCAGCTCTCCCTGCGACCGATCGAAGCACCGGAGACGTGGGTTACGCCTTCGACGCAGCCTTCGCGAACAGGCGCAGCAGCACCTGGTTGATGGCGACCAGCGCCAGCTTCACCGGCGGGAACGACGCGGTCGAGGTCAGCGAGTAGTCGATGCGCGTGCCCGAGCCCTCGGGGGTCAGCCGCACCTCGCCCGCGTAGCCCGGGAACGGCACGCCGGAGCGGGCCTTGTAGCCGAACACGTTGGGGGCATCGAAAGTGACGACCTCTTCGACGATCGCCGGCGCCGGCCCGGGGGCCGAGATGCGGCGGACCGCGCCCAGGCCGTTCGGCGCGGGGGTGCCGGGCTGGTCGATGGTCACGCTGATGCCGGGACCCCAGTTGGCCATGCCTTCGTGGTCGATCAGGGTCGCCCAAACAACGTCGATCGGGCGGGCAACAGTGGTGGTTGCAGTCGATTGCATGGACCGATCATGCCGCACCCCCATCCAGGGCGCCTGGCAGGCTGTCCCCATGCCCGGCCCAATGCCCGAAGTACCGTTCCGCGACGACCACATCGAGCTCCTGCGCCGGCGGGCGCTCACCGAGGACGCCGCCCGACCGGACGCCGTCCAGCGCCGACATGACGCCGGCGGACGGACGGCCCGCGAGAACATCCTCGACCTGGTCGACGACGGCAGCTTCGTCGAGTACGGCCGGTTCGCCATCGCCGCCCAACGGGCACGGCGGGAGCTCGACGACCTGATCGCGCGCACTCCCGCCGACGGCCTGGTGGCCGGCACCGCCCACGTCGACGGCCACCCGTGCGCGGTGCTGTCGTACGACTACACCGTGCTGGCCGGTACCCAGGGCGCCCTCGGGCACCTCAAGAAGGACCGGTTGTTCGAGCTGATCGAGCGCATGAAACTGCCGACGGTGTTCTTCGCCGAGGGTGGCGGCGGACGCCCCGGCGACACCGATCATCCGACGGTGTCCTCGCTGGACGTCCGCGCCTTTGCGCTGTGGGCCGGCTTGTCGGGCGTCGTGCCACGGATCGCGGTCGTCAAGGGCCGCTGCTTCGCGGGCAATGCGGTGATCGCGGGCTGTTCGGATCTGATCGTCGCGACCGAGGACACGTCGATCGGCATGGGTGGCCCGGCGATGATCGCCGGCGGCGGACTCGGCGACATCGCGCCCGACGCCGTCGGCCCGATCTCGGTGCAGGCGCCGAACGGCGTCGTCGACGTCGTGGTGCCCGACGAGGCTGCCGCGGTCTCAGTCGCCCGCCAGTTACTCGGCTACTTCCGCGGGCCCACCACACCCGGCACCGCGCCGGATCAAACCGCTTTGCGCACAATCGTTCCCGAGCGCGCCCGCCGCGCGTACCAGGTCGCGCCGATCATCGAGACGCTCGCCGACGACGGCTCCGTCACCTTCCTGCGGCAGAAGTTCGCCCCGGAGTTGGTGACCGCGCTGGCCCGGATCGAGGGCCGGCCGGTCGGGGTGCTCGCCAACAACACCATGGTCATGGCCGGTGCCATCACCGCGGCGGCGTCCGACAAGGCGGCCCGATTCCTGCAACTCTGCGATGCCTTCGGGATTCCCGTCGTGTCCCTCGTCGACTGCCCGGGCTTCATGGTGGGACCGGCCGCCGAGGCTGAAGCGCTGGTCCGGCGCGGGTCGCGGCTGCTGGTCGCTGGTGCGGCACTGCGCGTCCCCTTGATCGCGGTGATCCTGCGCCGCGGTTACGGCCTTGGCGCACAGGCGATGTGCGGCGGCAGCCTGCATGAGCCCCTGCTGACGGTGGCCTGGCCGGGCGCACACCTCGGACCGATGGGACTCGAGGGTGCCGTGCGGCTCGGGCTGCGCAAGGAGCTCGAGGCCATCGCCGATGACGAGGCCCGCGAGCAGGCGGTACGGGATGCCACCGCCGCCGCGCAGGCCAACGCCGCCGCGCTCAACTCGGCTTCGATGTTCGAGATCGACGACGTCATCGACCCCGCCGAGACCCGGTCGCTGATCGCCGCGACACTGGCGACCGCGGAACCCGCGGGCCTGCCGCCGCGCCGGGGCTTCGTCGACACCTGGTGAACGGTCTCAATCCCGCACGCCGCGATACAGCTGACGACGCACGACGAACCGCTGCAACACCCGGTCGACGGTCCACGCCGGGAACCGGACGGCCTGTCCCCACGGCGTGAACACCTCCAGCCCGTCGGGCTGCGGACCGAGCACCGAACCCCACCGCACGGCCGGCGGCCGGTAGCGGCGCAGCTTGCGGGACCTCAACTGGGCGAGGACGTTTCGTGCCACCAGCGCACCGCCACCGTTACGGGCCGAGGTGCGCAACGGATCGGTGGCCGCGACATCACCGACCGCGAAAACACCCGGATACCCGGGCACCGTCAGCTCCGGGGTGACGCGGACGAAGCCGTCGTCGTCGAGGATCTCAGTAGGCAACCACGCCGTGTTGGGCCGCACCCGACCGACGGCCCACAACACCGCATCGGCCTCCCCGTCCGGTTGGCCGGTGCTGAATTCGATTGGTCCAGCGGTGATTTCGTCGCGATTCGGCGGCAGTACAGCGCGGTGCCCGAGATGCAGCCGGACGCCGAGTTCCGCCAACCGTTGCGCGACCCGCACCTGGGTCCCGACGTGGTAACCCGGAAGTATCTGTGCGCCAGGGAAATACAGGTCGACGACCTTGTCGGGCCAGCTGCGTGCCAGGTTCCCGGCACTGCTCACCGCCGTGGCGCCGCCACCCACGACGGCGATGCGCTGCGCCCGTGCCAGGCGTTCGTGGGTGTCATGCAGATCCGCCGCGACGTCGTCGGCGGTCTGCAGCGTCGGGCGGCGCCAGAACCCGTTGGTCGTTCCGGTCGAGATCACCAGCACATCGAACGGCTCGACCGTCTCGGTACCGTCAGCCGTCTCCACCGTGACCGTGCGGGCATCCAGGTCGGCGCCCGTCAGCGCCCCGTGCACGATCCGCACCGAATCCAGGCCACGGAATCTCCGGAAACCGATGAAGTAGTCCCGCGCCCAGGCGTCGGGCCGCGCGACGCGCATGCCGAGTTCCTGACCGCTGACCAGGCCGTCCTTGACCGAGATACCGACCACGTCGGCGTGCGGGGCCAGGCGGACAGCGGCGAGGATGCCGCTGTCCCCCAGCCCGGCGATGACGACGCGCCCCCGCACGTCAGGGCAGGATCGAGTCGACGTAACCGCCGTCGGCGCGCACCGCGGCGCCGGTGGTGGCCGACGACTGCTCCGAGCTGAGGTACACGACCATGTTGGCGATCTCCTCGGGCTCAATCAGCCTGCGCAGCAACGATTGTGGACGGAATTTGATCATGAACTCGCGCTGCGCCTCGTCCCACGGCAGGTTCTTGTCGACCAGCTGATAGACGAAGTCCTCGACGCCACCGGTATGCGTCGGGCCCGCGATCACCGAGTTCACCGTCACGCCGGTACCCGCCGCATCCTTGGCGAAACCGCGGGTCACCGCGAGCAGCGCGGTCTTGGACGTGCCGTAGTGGATCATCTCTTCCGGGATGACGATCGCCGAGTCGCTGGCGATCTGGATCGCGCGGCCCCACCCGCGCTCCGTCATCCCCGGGAGGTAGGTGCGGATGAGCCGCACAGCAGACAGCACGTTCACCTCGAAGTACCGCCGCCATTCGTCGTCGGTGATCTCCTGCGCCGGCGTCGACCCGAAGATGCCGAGGTTGTTCACCAGGATGTCGACATCCGGAAGTTGTTGGACGAGTTGGGCGACGCCGTCCTCGGTCGTGACGTCGGCGGCGACGCCGATGACGTCGGCGAATCCCTTGCCGGTGAGTTCGGCGACGGCCGCTTGGACGCGTTCTTCGCTGCGTCCGTTCACCGCGACGCGGGCCCCGCTGGCGGCCAGCCCTTCGGCGATGGCCAGCCCGATGCCCTGCGTGGAACCGGTTACCAGGGCGGTTTTGCCGGTCAGATCAATGTGCACAATCAGCCTCCAATGAATGTTCCGGTCACACAACGCTAGCGACCCCGCTGAATAATCCGTGGCATGACCGAACTATTGGTTCTGCACATCGCCAAGCGGGCGATCCTGGCCGTGTCCCTCGACGGTTCACGGGTCCGGACGCTGGTCGCCGATGTCGACGAGACGCCCG
Proteins encoded in this region:
- a CDS encoding class I SAM-dependent methyltransferase, whose protein sequence is MVQRRGFNDAVTRFWGFAAPAYDTQVLQRWVYQPAQDEVLAQLRSHDSLTIADIGCGTGIFADRIQRELNAVVTGVDMSEGMLAQAKARSSNVTWLTAPAEDLPFNDGALDAVVTTSAFHWFDQPAALREFHRVLKPGGIAAVTTISPRQVLPLHALSSHILNPAHNPSPAEMKKLFEDAGFTVSEQHRVKRPAWTLIVSDLLTVGTK
- a CDS encoding peroxynitrite isomerase, with translation MPDLHPDVAVLAPLLGTWAGTGSGEYPTIASFDYLEEVTFGHVGKPFLAYSQRTRAADDGRPLHAETGYLRVPAPGRIEWVLAHPTGITEVLQGTISTDGEFVLDLATTDIGRTDSAKEVDALRRWFRLDGDTLSYNVRMAAVGIPLRHHLAAVLHRKDA
- the lipE gene encoding lipase LipE → MTEPQTGRIRVPTDLDSATAIGTEDHTDVDPQAVERIWQAARHWYAAGMQPAIQVCLRQNGRVVLNRAIGHGWGNGPDDPVDAEKIPVGVDTPFCVYSAAKAISTTVVHMLVERGELDLDARVCDYLPTYTSHGKDRTTVRHVVTHSAGVPLATGPRPDLKRMNDSEYAREMLGNLRPIYRPGLVHMYHGLTWGPLIREIVSAATGRNIRDILATEILEPLGFRWTNYGVAPEDVPLVAPSHVTGKPLPAPMAAAFKKAVGGTPNQIIPFSNTPDFLTSVVPSSSTVSNAVELSRFAEMLCRGGELDGVRVLRPETLRAATAPCRRLRPDIAVGLQPMRWGTGYMLGSKRFGPFGKGAPAAFGHTGLTNIAVWADPARNLAAAVVSSGKPGGHPEANRYPALLDTIAREIPQSG
- a CDS encoding SRPBCC family protein, with product MQSTATTTVARPIDVVWATLIDHEGMANWGPGISVTIDQPGTPAPNGLGAVRRISAPGPAPAIVEEVVTFDAPNVFGYKARSGVPFPGYAGEVRLTPEGSGTRIDYSLTSTASFPPVKLALVAINQVLLRLFAKAASKA
- a CDS encoding acyl-CoA carboxylase subunit beta, which gives rise to MPEVPFRDDHIELLRRRALTEDAARPDAVQRRHDAGGRTARENILDLVDDGSFVEYGRFAIAAQRARRELDDLIARTPADGLVAGTAHVDGHPCAVLSYDYTVLAGTQGALGHLKKDRLFELIERMKLPTVFFAEGGGGRPGDTDHPTVSSLDVRAFALWAGLSGVVPRIAVVKGRCFAGNAVIAGCSDLIVATEDTSIGMGGPAMIAGGGLGDIAPDAVGPISVQAPNGVVDVVVPDEAAAVSVARQLLGYFRGPTTPGTAPDQTALRTIVPERARRAYQVAPIIETLADDGSVTFLRQKFAPELVTALARIEGRPVGVLANNTMVMAGAITAAASDKAARFLQLCDAFGIPVVSLVDCPGFMVGPAAEAEALVRRGSRLLVAGAALRVPLIAVILRRGYGLGAQAMCGGSLHEPLLTVAWPGAHLGPMGLEGAVRLGLRKELEAIADDEAREQAVRDATAAAQANAAALNSASMFEIDDVIDPAETRSLIAATLATAEPAGLPPRRGFVDTW
- a CDS encoding NAD(P)/FAD-dependent oxidoreductase, producing MRGRVVIAGLGDSGILAAVRLAPHADVVGISVKDGLVSGQELGMRVARPDAWARDYFIGFRRFRGLDSVRIVHGALTGADLDARTVTVETADGTETVEPFDVLVISTGTTNGFWRRPTLQTADDVAADLHDTHERLARAQRIAVVGGGATAVSSAGNLARSWPDKVVDLYFPGAQILPGYHVGTQVRVAQRLAELGVRLHLGHRAVLPPNRDEITAGPIEFSTGQPDGEADAVLWAVGRVRPNTAWLPTEILDDDGFVRVTPELTVPGYPGVFAVGDVAATDPLRTSARNGGGALVARNVLAQLRSRKLRRYRPPAVRWGSVLGPQPDGLEVFTPWGQAVRFPAWTVDRVLQRFVVRRQLYRGVRD
- a CDS encoding SDR family NAD(P)-dependent oxidoreductase: MHIDLTGKTALVTGSTQGIGLAIAEGLAASGARVAVNGRSEERVQAAVAELTGKGFADVIGVAADVTTEDGVAQLVQQLPDVDILVNNLGIFGSTPAQEITDDEWRRYFEVNVLSAVRLIRTYLPGMTERGWGRAIQIASDSAIVIPEEMIHYGTSKTALLAVTRGFAKDAAGTGVTVNSVIAGPTHTGGVEDFVYQLVDKNLPWDEAQREFMIKFRPQSLLRRLIEPEEIANMVVYLSSEQSSATTGAAVRADGGYVDSILP